In a single window of the Planctomycetia bacterium genome:
- a CDS encoding ABC transporter permease yields the protein MANGLLLADITPWLTPLAIVGATAIGAVIALFALYFLVVAISHKTAAIAQAASKEALAQPIFFVVAMIASVMLLLFPFLPYNTFGEDIKIVKDSGLTVILLAAVFVAVWNASISVADEIEGRTALTLLSKPVGRRQFIIGKFLGIVFPVAMLFILLGTIFLATISYKVVYDARETSHPVPEWSQCMEEVVHTSPGLILGLFEAIVFTGISVAISTRLPVLPNLIICLMIYLVGHLTPVLMQSSAVGENQIVQFMGTFLATIFPVLDHFNIQSAIAAGKPVPWLYVLWAFGYCAIYSTIAVLAALIMFEDRDLA from the coding sequence GTGGCAAACGGACTGTTGTTGGCGGACATCACGCCTTGGCTGACGCCTTTGGCAATCGTGGGCGCGACCGCCATCGGGGCGGTGATCGCGCTGTTCGCGCTCTATTTCCTCGTCGTGGCGATCTCGCACAAGACCGCGGCCATCGCGCAGGCGGCGAGCAAAGAAGCGCTCGCACAACCGATTTTTTTCGTCGTGGCGATGATCGCCTCGGTAATGTTGCTGCTGTTCCCCTTCTTGCCTTACAACACGTTCGGCGAGGATATCAAGATCGTCAAGGATTCCGGGTTGACGGTGATTCTGCTGGCCGCGGTGTTCGTGGCGGTGTGGAACGCCAGCATCTCCGTGGCGGATGAAATTGAAGGTCGCACCGCGCTGACGCTCTTGTCCAAGCCGGTGGGACGCCGGCAGTTCATCATCGGCAAGTTCTTGGGAATCGTGTTTCCGGTGGCGATGTTGTTCATCCTGCTGGGGACGATCTTCCTGGCCACGATTTCGTACAAGGTGGTCTACGACGCGCGCGAGACGTCGCATCCGGTGCCGGAATGGTCGCAGTGCATGGAAGAGGTCGTACACACCTCGCCGGGGCTGATCCTGGGGCTGTTCGAGGCGATCGTATTCACCGGGATCAGCGTGGCGATCTCCACGCGACTGCCGGTGCTGCCGAACCTGATCATCTGTTTGATGATCTACCTGGTAGGGCACTTAACACCGGTGCTGATGCAATCCAGCGCCGTGGGCGAAAATCAGATCGTGCAGTTCATGGGCACGTTCCTGGCGACGATCTTTCCGGTGCTCGACCACTTCAACATCCAGTCGGCAATCGCCGCCGGAAAACCCGTGCCCTGGCTGTATGTGCTCTGGGCGTTCGGCTATTGCGCCATCTACAGCACAATCGCCGTGCTGGCGGCCCTGATCATGTTCGAAGACCGCGACCTGGCGTAA
- a CDS encoding TylF/MycF/NovP-related O-methyltransferase, whose amino-acid sequence MIELPDFERAWDFENGFYLTSDPSRLGKLLAHYELFRLAMAAPGAIVECGVFKGASLARFAMFRRLFDRAAERPIVGFDSFGPFPTTAHEPDQALRERFISAAGGESISTDQLRQVLARKGCGEDVELVAGDITRTVPEYLAKYPELTISLLNLDTDLYEPAQVILEQLYPRIAPGGILLLDDYGVFPGETRAVDEYFGGQAEIRRLSFGATPAYVVKEA is encoded by the coding sequence ATGATTGAACTGCCTGATTTTGAGCGGGCCTGGGATTTTGAGAATGGCTTCTATTTGACCTCCGATCCGTCGCGGTTGGGGAAGCTGTTGGCGCACTACGAGCTGTTCCGGCTGGCGATGGCGGCGCCGGGGGCGATTGTCGAGTGCGGGGTGTTCAAAGGGGCGTCATTGGCGCGGTTCGCCATGTTTCGGCGATTGTTTGACCGCGCGGCGGAGCGGCCGATCGTAGGGTTCGATTCCTTCGGGCCGTTCCCCACGACGGCGCACGAGCCGGATCAAGCGCTACGCGAGCGGTTTATCTCAGCGGCCGGCGGCGAGAGTATTTCCACGGACCAACTGCGCCAGGTGTTGGCCCGGAAAGGCTGCGGCGAAGATGTCGAGCTCGTCGCGGGCGACATCACGCGGACCGTGCCGGAGTATCTGGCCAAGTATCCGGAGCTGACGATCTCGCTGCTGAATCTAGATACCGACCTCTATGAACCGGCGCAGGTGATTTTGGAGCAGCTTTATCCGCGGATCGCGCCGGGCGGCATCCTCCTGCTCGACGATTACGGCGTATTTCCCGGAGAAACGCGGGCGGTGGACGAATACTTCGGCGGCCAAGCGGAGATTCGCAGGTTGTCGTTCGGCGCGACGCCGGCTTATGTGGTGAAGGAAGCTTGA
- a CDS encoding Gfo/Idh/MocA family oxidoreductase produces the protein MNEVRIAVIGVGHLGRIHAKLLAGVPGARLVAVVDPSEANRTQAAAETGAEPFADFRSVIGRIDAAVIATPTRYHHAVAAELLGAGIHVLVEKPLAPTAAECAELVELADRHGAILQVGHVERFNPAWEHALVRAGEPKFITANRTSGYSFRSTDIGAVLDLMIHDIDLALWLTKSRVVHVEALGIALFGREEDAAHARLVFENGCVAVLSACRASYSAARTFQFWSRRSQVSVDLGQRITEIIRPSEAILRRELNLATLRPDQIGTAKESLLAEHLPRTTHTAPAGNPLQDELKEFVRCVQTGAEPSVSGAAGLAAVEVAERILDKIAEHAWDGQPAGLVGATAVASPAVLPGPHWRLKTSLDTVKFERRDAG, from the coding sequence GTGAACGAGGTTCGTATCGCGGTCATTGGCGTCGGCCACTTGGGGCGTATTCACGCCAAGCTCTTGGCCGGAGTGCCCGGCGCGCGGCTGGTCGCCGTCGTCGATCCCTCGGAAGCCAACCGGACGCAAGCCGCGGCGGAAACCGGCGCGGAGCCATTCGCGGATTTCCGTTCCGTCATCGGGCGCATTGATGCAGCCGTAATTGCCACGCCCACGCGTTACCACCATGCGGTCGCCGCCGAGCTGCTGGGCGCCGGCATTCACGTCCTCGTCGAAAAGCCACTCGCGCCGACGGCCGCGGAATGCGCCGAGCTTGTCGAACTCGCCGATCGTCACGGCGCGATCCTGCAAGTCGGCCACGTCGAGCGCTTCAATCCCGCCTGGGAACACGCCCTCGTCCGCGCCGGCGAACCGAAATTCATCACCGCCAATCGTACGAGCGGCTACTCGTTCCGCTCGACCGATATCGGCGCAGTGCTGGATCTGATGATCCACGACATCGATCTGGCCCTCTGGCTCACCAAGTCGCGGGTGGTCCACGTCGAAGCCCTCGGCATTGCTCTGTTCGGCCGCGAGGAAGACGCCGCGCACGCTCGGCTCGTCTTCGAAAACGGCTGCGTCGCGGTGTTGAGCGCCTGTCGCGCCAGCTATTCCGCGGCGCGCACATTCCAATTCTGGTCGCGCCGCTCGCAGGTCAGCGTCGACCTCGGGCAACGGATCACGGAAATCATCCGCCCCAGCGAAGCCATTTTGCGGCGAGAATTGAACCTCGCCACGTTGCGGCCGGATCAAATCGGCACGGCCAAAGAGAGCCTGCTCGCCGAACACCTGCCGCGGACCACGCATACGGCCCCGGCCGGCAATCCGCTGCAAGACGAGCTCAAGGAGTTCGTGCGGTGCGTGCAAACTGGCGCGGAACCGAGTGTCTCTGGCGCTGCCGGATTGGCTGCCGTGGAAGTGGCCGAACGGATCCTCGACAAAATCGCCGAACACGCCTGGGACGGCCAGCCCGCCGGCCTCGTTGGCGCCACAGCCGTCGCCTCGCCAGCTGTGTTACCAGGCCCGCACTGGCGGCTCAAAACGTCGCTCGACACCGTCAAGTTCGAACGCCGCGACGCCGGCTAA
- the lpxC gene encoding UDP-3-O-acyl-N-acetylglucosamine deacetylase, translating to MPPRNQQTLTHPALVTGAGYWSGRDVRVELHPAPIDAGVTFIRTDLAKSARIPAHVSHRIETPRRTVLKHQGATVEMVEHVMAALAALRVDNCEIRVDQPELPGCDGSSLAYVEAIDGAGIAKQAAAKAQLVVREVVRVGDDNAWIEASPPSHQGLSFKYHLDYGQDNAIGRQTLSLDVTPDVFRQELASSRTFLLKSEADWLRSQGLASKATVKDLLIFGDEGPIDNELRFPDECVRHKALDLIGDLALGGYDLVGHFVAHKTGHRLNAELLRVLLQEGEVVGHRRRTA from the coding sequence ATGCCTCCGCGCAACCAACAAACCTTGACGCACCCTGCGCTCGTCACCGGCGCCGGCTATTGGTCCGGGCGCGACGTGCGCGTGGAATTACATCCCGCGCCGATCGACGCCGGCGTCACGTTCATTCGCACCGACCTGGCGAAATCTGCGCGCATTCCAGCGCATGTTTCCCATCGCATCGAAACGCCGCGCCGCACGGTGCTGAAGCATCAAGGCGCGACGGTCGAAATGGTCGAGCACGTCATGGCCGCACTCGCCGCGTTGCGGGTCGACAATTGCGAGATCCGCGTCGATCAACCGGAACTTCCCGGCTGCGACGGCTCCAGCCTGGCGTATGTCGAAGCCATCGACGGCGCCGGCATTGCCAAGCAAGCCGCCGCGAAGGCGCAGCTTGTCGTGCGCGAAGTCGTGCGCGTCGGCGATGACAACGCCTGGATCGAAGCCAGCCCGCCGTCGCATCAAGGGCTCTCGTTTAAGTACCACCTCGACTACGGCCAGGACAACGCCATCGGGCGGCAAACGCTGTCGCTCGATGTCACGCCCGACGTATTTCGCCAGGAGCTGGCGAGCAGCCGGACGTTCTTACTGAAATCGGAAGCCGATTGGCTCCGCTCGCAGGGACTCGCTTCGAAGGCCACGGTCAAAGACCTGCTGATCTTCGGTGACGAAGGCCCGATCGACAACGAGCTGCGCTTTCCGGACGAATGCGTCCGCCACAAGGCGCTCGACCTGATCGGCGACCTGGCCCTCGGCGGTTACGACCTCGTCGGCCACTTTGTCGCCCACAAGACCGGCCACCGCCTCAACGCCGAGTTACTGCGCGTCCTCCTCCAAGAAGGAGAAGTCGTCGGCCACCGCCGGCGCACTGCCTGA
- a CDS encoding OmpH family outer membrane protein, with amino-acid sequence MKQLVSAVVLAALMAASPALTAQAQQPAAARPTVAIIDLSYIFKNYSKFNEMTANIKRQVEGADAQLKGKQEELKKVAQQVEGLPLGSPERNQLEEQATKMQADIQVEVATQRKDFLRQEAAIYYNIYQEVQDAIKSYCERNGILLVMRFNGDQPDANNPQEVMQDLNKAVVYYNRSIDITFPIKEMLEANRPQAGARPAATQPGVRPQTARPTAPRTK; translated from the coding sequence GTGAAGCAACTCGTTTCTGCCGTCGTTTTGGCGGCGCTCATGGCGGCGAGTCCCGCCCTGACGGCCCAGGCGCAACAACCCGCCGCAGCGCGTCCGACCGTCGCGATTATCGACTTGAGCTACATCTTCAAGAACTACTCGAAGTTCAACGAGATGACGGCCAACATCAAGCGCCAGGTCGAAGGCGCCGATGCCCAACTGAAGGGCAAACAGGAAGAGCTGAAAAAGGTCGCCCAGCAAGTCGAAGGCCTGCCGCTTGGCTCGCCGGAGCGCAATCAGCTCGAAGAACAGGCCACGAAGATGCAGGCCGACATCCAGGTGGAAGTCGCCACGCAACGCAAGGACTTCCTCCGTCAGGAAGCGGCGATCTACTACAACATCTATCAAGAAGTGCAGGACGCTATCAAATCGTACTGCGAGCGGAACGGCATCCTGTTGGTCATGCGCTTTAACGGCGACCAGCCCGACGCGAACAATCCGCAGGAAGTGATGCAGGATCTGAACAAGGCGGTCGTGTACTACAACCGTTCGATCGACATCACTTTCCCCATCAAGGAAATGCTGGAAGCCAACCGGCCGCAAGCCGGCGCGCGTCCGGCCGCGACACAACCGGGCGTCCGTCCGCAGACAGCGCGGCCGACGGCTCCGCGCACCAAGTAA
- a CDS encoding acylphosphatase, translating into MSLRMACEHWDVRFVGHVQGVGFRYSTVGIARGFEVSGTVENLPDGSVRMTVEGQAEELRSFLGEIQRAFDGHIRETLVDRLPASGAFTGFTIRH; encoded by the coding sequence ATGAGTTTGCGCATGGCCTGCGAGCATTGGGATGTGCGGTTTGTAGGGCATGTGCAGGGGGTCGGGTTCCGGTACTCGACCGTGGGGATCGCCCGGGGCTTTGAAGTCTCGGGCACGGTGGAAAATCTTCCGGACGGAAGCGTGCGGATGACCGTAGAAGGACAGGCGGAAGAATTGCGCTCATTTCTGGGCGAGATTCAACGGGCCTTTGACGGGCACATCCGCGAGACGTTGGTGGATCGCCTGCCGGCCAGCGGCGCATTCACCGGATTCACCATTCGCCATTAG
- a CDS encoding DUF1571 domain-containing protein gives MSLRMNFRRWACTALALALAAQAGHSIAQQPREGLREPVYRVAQQQAAADTAVAVAAVGSPASRKLSTKDLADAAPGEHPLLPAVRWAKHGLEDVRAKQDYSCDFVKRERIDGELGEAQYVFMKVRHEPFSVYLRFKGPDSMKGQEVIYVRDKNNGELLAHPTGIKKRLVGTVSLKPNSMLAMSGNRYPITEIGILHLVERLIEVGEHDMQYGECEVELYREAKINERSATCIQVHHPVARRNFLFHLARIYVDDELNVPVRYEAYEWPKANDPEGEPVLLEEYTYYNIKFDNNFTDLDFDQKNPEYDF, from the coding sequence ATGAGTTTACGGATGAACTTTCGCCGCTGGGCCTGTACGGCCTTAGCCCTCGCGCTGGCCGCGCAAGCTGGCCATTCGATTGCTCAACAGCCCCGTGAAGGCCTGCGCGAGCCGGTCTACCGGGTGGCGCAACAACAGGCTGCCGCCGATACGGCCGTGGCCGTGGCCGCGGTCGGCTCGCCGGCCTCGCGCAAGCTTTCCACCAAGGACCTGGCTGACGCCGCCCCTGGCGAGCACCCGCTGCTGCCGGCCGTCCGCTGGGCGAAGCATGGCCTGGAAGACGTCCGCGCGAAACAGGACTACTCCTGCGATTTCGTCAAGCGCGAACGCATCGACGGCGAATTGGGCGAAGCGCAATATGTCTTCATGAAAGTCCGCCACGAGCCGTTCAGCGTGTACCTGCGCTTCAAAGGCCCCGATTCGATGAAGGGTCAGGAAGTCATCTACGTTCGCGACAAAAACAACGGCGAACTGCTGGCGCACCCGACCGGCATCAAGAAGCGCCTTGTTGGCACGGTCTCGTTGAAGCCGAATAGCATGCTGGCCATGTCCGGCAACCGCTATCCGATCACGGAGATCGGCATCCTGCACCTCGTCGAACGCCTGATTGAAGTCGGCGAGCACGACATGCAATACGGCGAGTGCGAAGTCGAGCTTTACCGCGAAGCCAAGATCAACGAGCGCAGCGCCACTTGCATCCAGGTGCATCACCCGGTCGCGCGGCGGAACTTCCTGTTCCACCTGGCCCGGATTTATGTCGACGACGAGCTCAACGTCCCGGTCCGCTACGAGGCCTACGAATGGCCCAAGGCCAACGACCCGGAAGGCGAGCCGGTCCTGCTCGAGGAATACACCTACTACAACATCAAGTTCGACAACAACTTCACCGACCTGGACTTCGATCAGAAGAACCCGGAATACGATTTTTAG
- the lpxA gene encoding acyl-ACP--UDP-N-acetylglucosamine O-acyltransferase: MAAFISPQAVVDPAAEIADDVHIGPFCVVGPKVRIGRGTRLENSVTLMGDVTLGEENHLFPYVVIGAHPQDISYRGTDTRVLIGDGNMIREGVTINRATEKEDGVTRVGSDNYLMAGSHIAHDCQLGSHIKMANGAMLGGHVHIHDYATLSGAVGVHHFATIGAYSFVSGQSRILHDVPPYMLVDGAPARPRCVNVVALKRAEFSDDAIRALSEAHRLMYRAKVGLHHVRELLTGGHLLHPAVLQLMNFLEQQQQGRHGRARERRRAA; encoded by the coding sequence ATGGCTGCCTTCATCTCGCCGCAAGCGGTCGTTGATCCCGCCGCGGAGATTGCCGACGACGTCCACATCGGTCCCTTCTGCGTCGTCGGACCCAAGGTCCGCATCGGGCGCGGCACGCGACTCGAAAACAGCGTCACTCTGATGGGCGACGTCACGCTCGGCGAAGAAAACCATCTGTTCCCCTACGTGGTGATCGGCGCCCATCCGCAGGACATTTCCTACCGCGGCACCGACACCCGCGTGTTGATCGGCGACGGCAACATGATCCGTGAAGGCGTGACGATCAATCGCGCCACGGAAAAAGAGGACGGCGTCACCCGGGTCGGCAGCGATAACTACCTGATGGCCGGCTCGCACATCGCCCACGATTGCCAGCTCGGCAGCCACATTAAGATGGCCAACGGGGCGATGCTCGGCGGCCACGTCCACATTCACGACTACGCCACCCTCTCCGGCGCCGTCGGCGTCCATCATTTCGCCACGATCGGTGCGTACAGCTTCGTCAGCGGCCAAAGCCGCATCCTGCATGACGTGCCTCCCTACATGTTGGTCGACGGCGCACCGGCCCGCCCGCGGTGTGTGAACGTCGTCGCGCTGAAGCGCGCCGAATTCTCGGACGATGCGATTCGCGCGTTGTCCGAAGCGCATCGCCTGATGTATCGCGCCAAGGTCGGCTTGCACCATGTGCGCGAACTGCTCACCGGCGGCCACTTGCTCCATCCGGCCGTCCTACAACTCATGAACTTTCTCGAACAACAGCAGCAAGGCCGACACGGCCGGGCTCGCGAACGGAGGCGTGCGGCGTGA